A single window of Granulicella cerasi DNA harbors:
- a CDS encoding alpha/beta hydrolase: MNPHANTPTLYGGAPIDAAKAAIVLLHGRGGSAEDILTLGPVIAPEGVAFVAPQAASHTWYPQSFLAPRQANEPYLSSALARVKSEVEKLVEQGIARERIFVAGFSQGACLSSEFVASNPARYAGLIAFTGGLVGPLDSDLTHVGSLAGMPALLLSGDPDPHVPWARVESTKKVLEGMGAVVQAHRYPGRPHTVTGEEVALAKQFVKLALG, from the coding sequence ATGAATCCGCACGCAAACACCCCGACGCTCTATGGTGGAGCGCCAATCGATGCGGCCAAGGCTGCGATCGTGCTGTTGCACGGTCGTGGCGGCTCGGCCGAAGACATCCTCACGCTGGGGCCGGTGATCGCGCCCGAAGGCGTGGCGTTTGTGGCGCCCCAGGCGGCGTCGCACACGTGGTATCCGCAATCGTTTCTTGCGCCGCGTCAGGCGAACGAGCCGTATCTATCGTCTGCACTGGCGCGTGTGAAGAGCGAGGTGGAGAAGCTGGTCGAGCAGGGCATTGCTCGCGAGCGAATCTTCGTTGCGGGTTTCTCCCAGGGCGCTTGCTTGTCGAGTGAGTTCGTGGCGTCGAACCCTGCGCGCTATGCGGGCTTGATCGCGTTCACCGGCGGGCTTGTGGGGCCATTGGATAGCGATCTCACGCATGTCGGCTCGCTTGCGGGTATGCCTGCGCTGTTGCTCTCGGGCGATCCTGACCCGCATGTGCCGTGGGCGCGCGTGGAGTCCACCAAGAAGGTACTTGAGGGCATGGGCGCGGTCGTGCAAGCGCATCGTTATCCGGGACGTCCGCACACGGTGACCGGCGAAGAGGTCGCGCTGGCGAAGCAGTTCGTCAAACTGGCGTTAGGATGA
- a CDS encoding MarR family winged helix-turn-helix transcriptional regulator, whose translation MASSQQNSKAASAQSSTSSAALWVVLARAYRSMATFVEHSIASLGIGLSDFMILEALLHKGALTMSALCEVALLKNASMTAAVDRLESRSLVLRVPHATDRRVHLVELTREGRSLITKLYTQHEKDIDAVMAGVAISDRAAVREALKTIGLAAQERASVK comes from the coding sequence ATGGCTTCCTCGCAACAAAACTCGAAGGCCGCGTCTGCTCAAAGCTCTACGAGCAGCGCGGCCTTGTGGGTGGTGTTGGCGCGCGCGTATCGATCGATGGCGACCTTCGTTGAGCACTCGATTGCGAGCCTCGGCATTGGCTTGAGCGACTTCATGATCCTCGAGGCGCTGCTGCACAAAGGCGCGCTGACGATGAGTGCGTTGTGCGAGGTAGCGCTGCTGAAGAACGCTTCGATGACCGCAGCGGTGGACCGTCTGGAGAGCCGCAGCCTGGTACTGCGCGTGCCTCATGCGACGGACCGCCGTGTGCATCTGGTGGAGCTGACCAGGGAAGGCCGCTCGCTCATCACGAAGCTCTACACGCAGCATGAGAAGGACATCGACGCAGTCATGGCGGGCGTGGCGATCAGTGATCGCGCAGCTGTGCGTGAGGCGTTGAAGACGATTGGATTGGCGGCACAAGAACGCGCAAGCGTGAAGTAG
- a CDS encoding Sec-independent protein translocase subunit TatA/TatB, which produces MGELFTPTHLIVLAIVAIVLFGGKKLPELGKGLGEGLRGFKEGVKGVTDEAKDAKPGETAHTVTPKADETTKPTA; this is translated from the coding sequence ATGGGTGAACTCTTTACGCCCACACATCTCATTGTTCTGGCCATCGTGGCCATCGTGCTCTTCGGCGGCAAGAAGCTGCCCGAACTGGGTAAGGGTCTCGGCGAAGGTCTTCGCGGCTTCAAGGAAGGCGTCAAGGGCGTCACCGACGAAGCGAAGGACGCCAAGCCCGGCGAAACCGCTCACACCGTAACGCCCAAGGCTGACGAAACCACCAAGCCCACCGCGTAA